CCGGATAGACTGATCGCAAACGATTCCCGATAAAGCGATGACTGCAATTTCCGTAGTACCCCCACCGATATCAATAACCATATTACCAATGGGCTCTTCGACATCCAGTCCTATACCCAGTGCAGCAGCCATGGGTTCATGGATGAGGTAGGTTTCTTTCGAATCCACGTGGTCGGCCGAATCGAAAACCGCTCTTTTTTCGACCTCAGTGATCCCAGATGGAATGCATATGACCATGCGGAGATGGGTAAAAAACCGTCGTTTATTTCCAATCATATTGATCAGGCCCTGGATCATTGCTTCAGCGGCCTGGAAATCGGCAATAACCCCGTCTTTAAGTGGCCGGATGGTTTCAATATTCTTGTGGGTCTTTTCGTGCATTTGCATGGCTTTGTTGCCAACGGCAATAATTTCACCCGATTTTTTGTCAATAGCCACAATGGAAGGTTCGTCGACCACCACTTTCCCATCCTGAATGATCAGGGTGTTTGCCGTGCCCAGATCGACTGCTAATTCCTGTATAAAAAGATTAAAAAGTTTCATTTATATAGTGCGTTCATTCTTTGATCAATACGAATAAAATAAATTCTCAGTTTAAGAATCCGGATATGAATTCAG
The DNA window shown above is from Saprospiraceae bacterium and carries:
- a CDS encoding rod shape-determining protein translates to MKLFNLFIQELAVDLGTANTLIIQDGKVVVDEPSIVAIDKKSGEIIAVGNKAMQMHEKTHKNIETIRPLKDGVIADFQAAEAMIQGLINMIGNKRRFFTHLRMVICIPSGITEVEKRAVFDSADHVDSKETYLIHEPMAAALGIGLDVEEPIGNMVIDIGGGTTEIAVIALSGIVCDQSIRVAGDEFTNDIIDYMRREHNMLIGERTAEQMKINIGSALKKLENPPQPYAINGRDLMTGIPRQILVRYEETAEALDKSIMKIEEAVLKALELTPPELSSDIYRTGLYLTGGGALLKGLDKRLSLKTKLPVIVADDPLRAVVRGTGLALANTDRFSFLIDRKSI